A stretch of the Panicum virgatum strain AP13 chromosome 9N, P.virgatum_v5, whole genome shotgun sequence genome encodes the following:
- the LOC120693300 gene encoding uncharacterized protein LOC120693300, with amino-acid sequence MDHYPPPPVYASASPTPGNGNLEASHVAVYPPPPPPALARGLPVSHQQLGGGAPGRDSCEGHDPSALLVGATLITMLAFLLGTFIPGGYWQQDTPAWSGGKRVVYRAGDPIMRDLHRPRYWVFRAASWVGVASSMVLTLSLLVRAAAGSRHVRWSFAVAYSSLLLTFAVSQTKTHLSLDIIVWLAVLAVSWLITSIRGENRARIIKLLCCSGGDN; translated from the coding sequence TGGAGGCGAGCCACGTTGCCGtgtacccgccgccgccgccgccggcgctggcgcGGGGCCTGCCCGTGAGCCACCAgcagctcggcgggggcgcTCCGGGCAGGGACAGCTGCGAGGGCCATGACCCGAGCGCGCTGCTCGTGGGGGCCACGCTGATCACGATGCTCGCCTTCCTGCTCGGCACCTTCATCCCCGGCGGCTACTGGCAGCAGGACACGccggcgtggagcggcggcaAGCGGGTGGTCTACCGCGCCGGCGACCCCATCATGCGCGACCTGCACCGGCCGAGGTACTGGGTGTTCCGGGCGGCGAGCTGGGTCGGGGTCGCGAGCTCGATGGTGCTCACGCTGAGCCTGCTCGTGCGGGCGGCCGCGGGCTCGCGCCACGTGCGCTGGTCCTTCGCCGTGGCCTACTCCAGCCTGCTGCTCACCTTCGCGGTGTCGCAGACCAAGACGCACCTGTCGCTGGACATCATCGTCTGGCTCGCCGTCCTCGCCGTCTCCTGGCTCATCACCAGCATCCGTGGGGAGAACCGCGCGCGCATCATCAAGCTGCtctgctgcagcggcggcgacaaTTGA